A genomic segment from [Flavobacterium] thermophilum encodes:
- a CDS encoding protease3, with the protein MEKRVYETLQEELFYEKMDNGLDVYILPKKGFNKTYAVFTTNYGSVDNQFVPLGQTEMKRVPDGIAHFLEHKLFEKEDGDVFQQFSKQGASANAFTTFTRTAYLFSSTDNVEKNLETLIDFVQTPYFSDKTVEKEKGIIGQEIRMYDDNPDWRVYFGAIESMYHNHPVKIDIAGTVESIAQITKELLYECYETFYHPSNMLLFVVGPVDEQKIMQQIRDNQAKKSFPSAPEIKRFTYEEPSGVAETKKVIPMHVQANKCFVGIKAPSVPETGGPKLRHELAFHVALDYLFGKSSPHYERLYREGLIDDTFMYDYTEEREFGFALVGGDTRDAERLAAEVKNVLLSFSVEAVKTEEFERVKKKKIGAFLRALNSPEYIANQFTRYAFYGASLFDILPALSSLTLDDVAAIADACFRDSQIAVCEVVPKGQ; encoded by the coding sequence ATGGAAAAACGGGTGTATGAGACGCTGCAAGAAGAGCTGTTCTACGAAAAAATGGACAACGGTCTTGACGTGTACATTTTGCCGAAAAAGGGATTCAACAAAACGTACGCCGTGTTTACGACGAATTACGGTTCGGTGGACAACCAGTTTGTCCCGCTCGGCCAAACAGAGATGAAACGCGTCCCGGACGGCATCGCCCACTTTTTGGAACATAAGCTGTTTGAAAAAGAAGACGGCGACGTGTTTCAACAGTTCAGCAAACAAGGCGCCTCGGCGAACGCTTTTACGACGTTCACCCGCACGGCCTATTTGTTTTCCAGCACCGACAACGTCGAGAAAAACTTGGAAACGCTGATTGATTTTGTGCAAACGCCGTATTTTTCCGACAAGACGGTGGAAAAAGAAAAAGGCATTATCGGCCAGGAAATCCGCATGTATGACGACAACCCGGACTGGCGCGTTTATTTTGGCGCCATCGAAAGCATGTACCACAACCATCCGGTCAAAATTGACATCGCCGGCACGGTCGAATCGATCGCCCAAATTACAAAAGAGCTGTTGTACGAATGCTACGAAACGTTCTACCACCCGAGCAACATGCTTTTGTTTGTCGTCGGCCCGGTCGATGAACAAAAAATCATGCAGCAAATCCGCGACAATCAGGCGAAAAAATCGTTCCCGTCCGCTCCTGAAATAAAGCGGTTTACGTACGAAGAACCGAGCGGAGTTGCGGAAACGAAAAAAGTCATCCCCATGCACGTGCAGGCGAATAAATGTTTTGTCGGCATCAAAGCGCCGTCCGTGCCGGAAACCGGCGGACCAAAACTTCGCCATGAGCTTGCCTTCCATGTTGCATTGGACTATTTGTTCGGCAAAAGCTCGCCCCATTACGAGCGGCTCTACCGCGAAGGGCTGATTGATGACACGTTTATGTATGATTACACGGAAGAGCGCGAATTCGGCTTTGCCCTTGTCGGCGGCGATACAAGGGATGCCGAGCGGCTTGCGGCGGAAGTCAAAAACGTGTTGTTGTCATTTTCAGTTGAGGCAGTGAAAACGGAGGAATTTGAGCGGGTGAAAAAGAAAAAAATCGGCGCTTTTTTGCGCGCGCTCAACTCGCCGGAGTATATCGCCAACCAGTTTACGCGCTACGCGTTTTACGGCGCGAGCTTGTTTGACATTTTGCCGGCGTTGTCATCGTTGACGCTTGACGACGTTGCAGCCATTGCCGATGCGTGTTTCCGCGATTCGCAAATCGCCGTTTGCGAGGTTGTGCCAAAAGGGCAATGA
- the fabG_3 gene encoding 3-oxoacyl-[acyl-carrier-protein] reductase FabG: MRYALITGASSAIGQSIARELAQGGYGLFLHYYRRRAPIEALQAELTGVHTVPVEADLSMPGGVDQLLSRLDRPIDAIIYNSGATYYGLLTDMNDELIERMVRLHVTSPAQLVKKLLPPMISKKRGQIVFISSIWGLCGASCEAVYSMTKGGQNAFAKALAKELAPSGIRVNAVAPGAIATDMLRPFSEEELAALADEIPAGRLGTPEEVAKTVAFLLSDAASYITGQIISVNGGWYC; encoded by the coding sequence ATGCGCTATGCGTTAATTACCGGAGCGTCAAGCGCGATCGGGCAAAGCATCGCCCGCGAGCTCGCGCAAGGCGGCTATGGGCTTTTTCTTCATTACTACCGGCGCCGCGCGCCCATTGAGGCGCTGCAAGCCGAACTAACCGGCGTGCACACCGTGCCGGTGGAAGCGGATTTGTCGATGCCGGGCGGGGTCGACCAACTGCTTTCCCGCCTCGACCGCCCGATCGATGCCATCATTTATAACAGCGGGGCCACGTATTACGGGTTGCTTACCGACATGAATGACGAGCTGATCGAACGGATGGTGCGCCTCCATGTGACAAGCCCGGCGCAGCTTGTGAAAAAACTGCTGCCGCCGATGATTTCGAAAAAGCGCGGCCAAATTGTGTTCATTTCTTCGATTTGGGGGTTGTGCGGCGCCTCATGCGAAGCGGTGTATTCGATGACCAAGGGCGGGCAAAACGCGTTCGCCAAGGCGCTGGCGAAAGAGCTCGCCCCGAGCGGCATCCGCGTCAACGCCGTCGCGCCGGGAGCGATCGCCACAGATATGCTCCGGCCGTTCAGCGAAGAAGAATTGGCGGCGCTCGCCGATGAAATTCCGGCCGGCCGGCTCGGGACCCCTGAGGAAGTGGCGAAAACAGTGGCGTTTTTGTTGTCGGACGCCGCTTCTTACATCACCGGCCAAATCATCTCTGTCAACGGCGGCTGGTATTGTTGA
- the yflH gene encoding Protein of uncharacterised function (DUF3243), producing the protein MSVLDNFEQWKDFLSERLQQAQQQGLTQQVISDVAYQIGDYLAKNVDPKNPEERVLADLWSVADEKEQHALANMMVKLVQQK; encoded by the coding sequence ATGTCGGTACTGGATAACTTTGAACAATGGAAAGACTTTTTATCGGAACGTCTGCAGCAAGCGCAGCAACAAGGTTTGACCCAGCAAGTGATCTCGGATGTCGCCTATCAAATCGGGGACTATTTGGCGAAAAACGTGGATCCGAAAAACCCGGAAGAACGGGTGCTCGCCGACCTTTGGAGCGTTGCGGATGAAAAAGAACAGCATGCCCTTGCCAACATGATGGTGAAACTTGTCCAACAAAAATAA
- a CDS encoding Protein of uncharacterised function (DUF3388) translates to MGKQEWYLEYEIHVNRPGLLGDVASLLGMLSINIVTINGVRDSRRGMLLLCDSSEQIERLATILRTMDNITVTKLRQPKLLDRLAVRHGRYIQRDADDKKTFRFVRDELGLLVDFMAEIFKEKGHKLIGIRGMPRVGKTESIVAASVCANKRWLFVSSTLIKQTVRTQLMEDEYSEDNIFIVDGIVSTRRGNEQHWQLIRELMRLEATKVVEHPDMFVRHTEYTLDDFDYIIELRHEPDEDISYDAIERPSLLGGDGFSEFGF, encoded by the coding sequence ATGGGCAAGCAGGAGTGGTATTTGGAGTATGAGATTCATGTCAACCGTCCAGGGTTGCTCGGCGATGTCGCCTCGTTGCTCGGCATGTTGTCGATCAACATCGTGACGATCAATGGCGTCCGGGATTCGCGCCGCGGCATGTTGCTTCTTTGCGACAGCAGCGAACAAATCGAGCGGCTGGCGACAATTTTGCGGACGATGGACAACATTACGGTGACGAAACTGCGCCAGCCGAAGCTGCTTGATCGTTTGGCCGTCCGCCATGGCCGCTACATTCAGCGCGATGCCGACGACAAAAAGACGTTTCGCTTCGTTCGCGACGAGCTTGGGCTGTTGGTCGATTTTATGGCAGAAATTTTTAAAGAAAAAGGGCATAAGCTCATCGGCATTCGCGGGATGCCGCGCGTCGGCAAGACGGAGTCGATCGTTGCTGCGAGCGTATGCGCCAATAAGCGGTGGCTGTTTGTATCATCGACGCTGATCAAGCAGACCGTCCGCACGCAGCTGATGGAAGACGAATATAGCGAGGACAACATTTTCATTGTCGACGGCATCGTTTCGACGCGCCGCGGCAATGAGCAGCACTGGCAGCTCATCCGCGAGCTGATGCGCCTCGAGGCGACGAAGGTCGTGGAACATCCGGACATGTTTGTCCGCCATACGGAATATACGCTTGATGATTTTGACTATATTATTGAGCTGCGCCATGAACCGGACGAAGACATTTCCTACGATGCGATCGAACGCCCGTCCTTGCTGGGCGGAGACGGATTTTCCGAATTTGGATTTTAA
- a CDS encoding cytoskeletal protein RodZ, translating into MTELGKRLREAREEKNISLDELQEMTKIQKRYLIGIEEGNYAIMPGNFYVRAFIRQYAEAVGLDPDELFEQYKQDIPQSYQDDLPQPLSRVKTRQQLSAEGTKWLDWLPKALIAAAVVGAAVLVWVLLQRGTANEPPAKTSPETAEVEKPKQSPLEQAKQKQSAKETDEKATNENGQQNEQPAPTGEEEQPAAAMNVTEKRGNTATIEVASSGAFSIELSSKGTSWVEVYNTKGHTFYRGNLTSGQTKTFDLSAESEVWVKIGRTLDVEMKVNGQPFAYPFAPKDEVYQKLRFILKK; encoded by the coding sequence TTGACGGAACTGGGAAAACGTTTGCGGGAAGCGCGGGAGGAAAAAAACATCAGCTTGGACGAGCTGCAAGAGATGACGAAGATTCAGAAGCGGTATTTGATCGGCATTGAAGAAGGGAATTACGCCATTATGCCGGGCAATTTTTATGTGCGCGCCTTCATTAGACAATACGCCGAGGCGGTCGGCCTCGATCCGGATGAGCTGTTTGAACAATATAAGCAGGACATTCCGCAATCGTACCAAGATGATCTTCCGCAGCCGCTGTCGCGCGTGAAAACGCGCCAACAGCTTTCCGCCGAAGGGACGAAATGGCTCGACTGGCTGCCGAAAGCCTTGATCGCGGCGGCCGTCGTCGGGGCGGCCGTTCTTGTTTGGGTGCTGCTCCAGCGCGGCACGGCAAACGAGCCCCCGGCGAAAACGAGCCCGGAGACGGCGGAAGTGGAAAAGCCGAAACAGTCGCCGCTTGAACAGGCGAAACAAAAGCAGTCGGCGAAGGAAACGGACGAGAAGGCAACGAATGAAAACGGACAGCAAAATGAACAGCCAGCGCCGACTGGCGAAGAAGAACAGCCGGCTGCGGCGATGAATGTGACGGAAAAGCGCGGCAACACGGCGACGATTGAAGTCGCCAGCTCCGGCGCGTTTTCCATCGAGCTTTCATCCAAAGGAACGTCATGGGTCGAAGTATACAATACGAAAGGCCATACGTTTTACCGCGGCAACTTGACAAGCGGGCAGACGAAAACGTTCGATCTGTCGGCCGAAAGCGAAGTATGGGTGAAAATCGGGCGCACGCTCGATGTTGAGATGAAGGTGAACGGCCAACCGTTTGCCTACCCGTTTGCACCGAAGGACGAGGTGTACCAAAAGCTGCGTTTCATCTTGAAAAAATGA
- the pgsA gene encoding CDP-diacylglycerol--glycerol-3-phosphate 3-phosphatidyltransferase, with protein sequence MNLPNKITVARIMLIPFFLIVMLVPFGWGSVRIAGAELPAAHLVGALIFIIASTTDWIDGHYARKYGLVTNLGKFLDPLADKLLVSAALIVLVELGAAPAWMVIVIISREFAVTGLRLVLAGEGEVVAANMLGKIKTWTQIVAISALLLHNFPFSLISFPFAELALWVAVIFTIWSGWDYFAKNRHAFSHSK encoded by the coding sequence GTGAATTTGCCGAATAAAATTACGGTAGCGCGCATTATGCTCATCCCATTTTTCTTGATCGTCATGCTCGTCCCGTTCGGGTGGGGAAGCGTCCGTATTGCTGGGGCGGAGCTTCCGGCCGCTCATCTTGTCGGGGCTCTCATTTTTATTATCGCTTCAACGACGGACTGGATTGACGGCCATTACGCTCGCAAGTACGGACTCGTCACCAACTTGGGCAAGTTTTTGGATCCGCTTGCCGATAAACTGCTTGTGTCAGCAGCGCTCATCGTGCTCGTTGAACTCGGCGCCGCTCCGGCTTGGATGGTGATCGTCATCATCAGCCGCGAATTTGCCGTTACCGGCCTGCGGCTCGTGCTCGCCGGGGAAGGGGAAGTCGTCGCCGCCAACATGCTTGGCAAAATCAAGACATGGACGCAAATTGTGGCGATTTCCGCTTTATTGTTACATAACTTCCCATTCTCGCTCATTTCGTTTCCGTTCGCTGAATTGGCGCTGTGGGTGGCGGTCATTTTTACGATTTGGTCTGGCTGGGATTATTTTGCGAAAAACAGACATGCGTTTTCCCATTCGAAATAG
- the yfaY gene encoding CinA-like protein encodes MNAEIIAVGSELLLGQIANTNAQFLSQQLAMLGINVYFHTVVGDNAGRLEQAVKIAQTRADLVIFTGGLGPTKDDLTKETIARLLGRRLVIDEEALRAIEVYFARTNRPMTENNKKQALVLEGSTVLKNEHGMAPGMALTVDGITYMLLPGPPKEMQPMFTKYGAAFLRGAFSLSERIESRVLRFFGIGESALETAIADLIDAQSNPTIAPLAGDGEVTLRLTAKHQDEAEAKRLLDEVESAILARVGRYCYGYNDETLFTKTLARLKERGWTIASAESLTGGLFLEQLTALPGASQVVQGGVVCYTNGVKEQVLGIPRPLLEAEGAVSEPCARLLAENVRAMCDADIGISFTGVAGPDPLEGHPPGTVYVGIAVRGRDATVHRLMLSGTRDAIRIRTAKYGCFFLLEMLAADC; translated from the coding sequence TTGAACGCGGAGATCATTGCCGTTGGCTCTGAGCTGTTGCTTGGGCAAATCGCCAATACGAACGCCCAGTTTTTGTCGCAGCAGCTGGCGATGCTTGGCATTAACGTCTATTTCCATACCGTCGTCGGCGACAACGCCGGCCGCCTCGAACAGGCGGTGAAAATTGCGCAAACGCGGGCGGACTTGGTCATTTTTACCGGAGGACTCGGCCCGACGAAAGATGACCTGACGAAAGAAACGATCGCCCGTTTGCTTGGCCGCCGGCTCGTGATCGACGAGGAAGCGCTCCGAGCGATTGAGGTGTATTTTGCCCGCACAAACCGGCCGATGACAGAAAACAATAAAAAGCAGGCGCTCGTCTTGGAAGGATCGACGGTGCTGAAAAACGAGCACGGCATGGCGCCAGGGATGGCGCTGACGGTCGATGGGATTACATACATGTTGCTGCCCGGACCGCCGAAGGAAATGCAGCCGATGTTTACGAAATACGGCGCAGCGTTTTTGCGCGGCGCTTTTTCGCTTTCCGAGCGCATCGAATCGCGCGTCCTCCGCTTTTTCGGCATCGGCGAGTCGGCGCTCGAGACGGCGATCGCCGACTTGATCGACGCCCAGTCGAACCCGACGATCGCGCCGCTGGCCGGCGACGGTGAAGTGACGCTTCGTCTGACAGCGAAGCATCAGGATGAGGCGGAGGCGAAGCGGCTTCTTGATGAAGTGGAATCGGCCATTTTGGCGCGTGTCGGCCGTTATTGTTACGGGTATAATGATGAAACGCTGTTTACAAAGACATTGGCACGGTTAAAAGAAAGAGGATGGACGATCGCGTCGGCCGAAAGTTTGACCGGCGGCCTTTTCCTCGAACAGCTCACCGCCCTCCCCGGCGCGTCGCAAGTCGTGCAGGGCGGTGTCGTCTGCTACACAAACGGCGTCAAAGAACAGGTGCTTGGCATACCGCGCCCGCTGCTTGAGGCAGAAGGGGCGGTGAGCGAGCCGTGCGCCCGTTTGCTTGCTGAAAACGTCCGCGCGATGTGCGATGCGGATATCGGCATCAGCTTCACCGGCGTCGCCGGACCCGATCCGCTTGAGGGCCACCCGCCCGGCACCGTGTATGTCGGCATCGCCGTCCGCGGGCGCGATGCGACTGTCCACCGTCTGATGCTGTCCGGCACGCGTGATGCCATTCGCATCCGCACCGCCAAATACGGCTGTTTTTTTCTGCTTGAGATGCTCGCGGCCGACTGCTGA
- the recA gene encoding Recombinase A codes for MNQDRQAALEQALKQIERQFGKGAIMKLGEQVDRKVSVVPSGSLALDIALGVGGYPRGRIVEIYGPESSGKTTVALHAIAEVQKRGGQAAFIDAEHGATCC; via the coding sequence GTGAACCAAGATCGTCAAGCTGCATTGGAGCAGGCATTAAAACAAATTGAACGACAGTTTGGCAAGGGGGCCATCATGAAGCTCGGCGAGCAAGTCGACCGCAAAGTGTCGGTCGTGCCGAGCGGTTCGCTGGCGCTTGACATCGCGTTAGGCGTCGGCGGCTATCCGCGTGGGCGGATTGTGGAAATTTACGGCCCGGAATCGTCCGGGAAAACGACCGTTGCCCTTCACGCGATCGCGGAAGTGCAAAAGCGGGGCGGGCAAGCAGCTTTCATCGACGCAGAGCACGGTGCGACCTGTTGCTGA
- the rny gene encoding Ribonuclease Y: MGSIIISALLALVIGAVVGFFVRKSIAEAKIGGAKAAAEQLIEEARREADALKKEALLEAKDEIHKLRTEAERDIRDRRSELQKQENRLMQKEENLDRKDEALNKREALLEAKEEALNERQQHIEQMESKVEALVKQQQTELERISGLTRDDARQLILERVEKELSHEIAMMIKEAETRAKEEADKRAKAILSLAIQRCAADHVAETTVSVVNLPNDEMKGRIIGREGRNIRTLETLTGIDLIIDDTPEAVILSGFDPIRRETARIALDKLVQDGRIHPARIEEMVEKARREVDEHIREVGEQTTFEVGVHGLHPDLIKILGRLKFRTSYGQNVLKHSVEVAFLAGLMAAELGEDEMLARRAGLLHDIGKAIDHEVEGSHVEIGVELATKYKEHPVVINSIASHHGDTEPTSVIAVLVAAADALSAARPGARSETLENYIRRLEKLEEIAESYEGVEKSYAIQAGREVRIMVKPDMIDDLEAHRLARDIRKRIEEELDYPGHIKVTVIRETRAVEYAK; encoded by the coding sequence ATGGGTTCGATCATCATCTCCGCTTTGCTTGCCTTAGTCATTGGTGCCGTTGTTGGCTTTTTTGTTCGCAAATCGATTGCCGAAGCGAAAATCGGTGGCGCGAAAGCAGCTGCCGAGCAGCTGATTGAAGAGGCGAGACGCGAGGCGGACGCCTTGAAAAAAGAGGCGCTTCTCGAAGCGAAAGACGAGATTCATAAATTGCGGACGGAAGCGGAGCGCGACATCCGCGACCGGAGAAGCGAGCTCCAAAAACAAGAAAACCGCTTGATGCAAAAAGAGGAAAACCTCGATCGCAAAGATGAAGCGCTCAACAAACGCGAGGCGCTGCTTGAAGCGAAGGAAGAAGCGTTAAACGAAAGACAACAGCATATTGAACAAATGGAAAGCAAAGTGGAAGCGCTCGTGAAGCAGCAACAAACCGAACTCGAACGCATTTCCGGCCTGACGCGCGACGATGCGCGCCAGCTCATTTTGGAACGCGTTGAAAAAGAACTGTCCCATGAGATTGCCATGATGATCAAAGAGGCGGAAACGCGGGCGAAAGAGGAAGCGGACAAGCGGGCGAAAGCGATTTTGTCGCTGGCCATCCAGCGCTGTGCCGCCGACCATGTCGCCGAAACGACGGTGTCCGTCGTCAACTTGCCAAACGATGAAATGAAAGGGCGGATCATCGGGCGCGAAGGGCGGAACATTCGCACGCTTGAGACGCTGACTGGCATCGATTTAATTATCGATGATACGCCGGAAGCGGTGATTTTGTCCGGGTTTGATCCGATTCGCCGCGAAACGGCGCGCATCGCGTTAGACAAGCTTGTGCAAGACGGACGCATCCACCCGGCGCGCATTGAAGAAATGGTGGAAAAGGCGCGCCGCGAAGTCGATGAGCACATTCGCGAAGTCGGCGAGCAGACGACGTTTGAAGTCGGCGTCCATGGCTTGCATCCAGATTTGATCAAAATTTTAGGGCGGCTGAAGTTCCGGACGAGCTACGGACAAAACGTCTTGAAACATTCGGTGGAAGTGGCGTTTTTAGCCGGACTGATGGCGGCCGAACTCGGAGAAGACGAAATGTTGGCGCGCCGGGCCGGCTTGCTTCATGATATCGGCAAGGCGATCGACCATGAGGTTGAAGGCAGCCACGTGGAGATCGGCGTCGAGCTGGCGACGAAGTACAAAGAACATCCCGTCGTCATCAACAGCATCGCCTCCCACCATGGCGACACCGAGCCGACATCGGTCATCGCGGTGCTTGTGGCGGCGGCGGATGCGCTCTCCGCAGCGCGGCCGGGAGCGCGCAGCGAGACGCTGGAAAACTATATTCGCCGCTTAGAGAAACTGGAGGAAATCGCGGAATCGTACGAAGGCGTGGAAAAATCGTACGCCATCCAGGCCGGCCGCGAAGTGCGCATCATGGTCAAGCCGGATATGATCGACGATTTGGAAGCGCACCGGTTGGCGCGTGACATCCGCAAACGGATTGAAGAAGAGCTCGACTACCCGGGCCATATTAAAGTGACCGTCATCCGTGAAACGCGCGCGGTCGAATATGCGAAATAA
- a CDS encoding metallophosphoesterase, MG_246/BB_0505 family, protein MRILFIGDVVGSPGQKMVEHYLPKLKEKHRPDIVIINGENAAGGKGITEPIYRAFLAQGAHVVTLGNHAWDKRDIFEFIDQAKALIRPANYPPGTPGKGIVYVPTEQGEAAVINLQGRTFLPAIDCPFQKADELIAAASTRTPVIIVDFHAEATSEKQAMGWHLDGRVSAVIGTHTHVQTADNRILPKGTAYITDVGMTGPYDGILGVDRDAVLRKFLTGLPVRFGVKEGRSQLNAVLVDVDGKSGRALGIERLIINDDHPYFE, encoded by the coding sequence ATGAGAATCTTATTTATCGGCGATGTCGTCGGTTCGCCGGGGCAAAAAATGGTCGAGCATTATTTGCCGAAATTAAAAGAAAAACACCGTCCCGATATCGTCATCATCAACGGTGAAAACGCCGCCGGCGGGAAAGGGATCACCGAGCCGATTTACCGGGCGTTTTTGGCCCAAGGCGCCCATGTTGTGACATTAGGCAACCATGCGTGGGACAAGCGTGATATTTTTGAATTCATCGATCAGGCGAAGGCGCTCATCCGCCCGGCGAACTATCCGCCCGGCACACCGGGAAAAGGCATCGTCTACGTGCCGACCGAGCAAGGGGAGGCGGCGGTCATCAACTTGCAAGGGCGGACGTTTTTGCCGGCGATTGACTGTCCGTTTCAAAAAGCGGATGAATTGATTGCCGCTGCCTCGACGCGCACGCCGGTCATCATTGTTGATTTTCACGCTGAGGCGACAAGCGAAAAACAGGCGATGGGCTGGCACTTGGATGGGCGCGTGTCGGCCGTCATCGGCACGCATACGCACGTTCAGACGGCGGACAATCGCATTTTGCCGAAGGGTACGGCGTACATTACCGATGTCGGCATGACCGGCCCGTATGACGGCATTTTAGGGGTTGACCGCGACGCGGTGCTGCGCAAATTTTTAACCGGACTGCCGGTCCGGTTCGGCGTCAAGGAAGGACGAAGCCAGCTGAACGCGGTGCTTGTCGATGTTGATGGAAAAAGCGGGCGTGCGCTTGGCATTGAACGGTTGATCATTAATGACGACCACCCATATTTTGAATAA
- the spoVS gene encoding Stage V sporulation protein S, with protein sequence MEILKVSAKSNPNSVAGALAGVLRERGAAEIQAIGAGALNQAVKAVAIARGFVAPSGMDLICIPAFTDIIIDGEERTAIKLIVEPR encoded by the coding sequence ATGGAAATATTAAAAGTTTCAGCAAAGTCGAATCCGAACTCTGTAGCCGGTGCACTTGCCGGGGTGCTGCGCGAGCGCGGCGCGGCGGAAATTCAGGCGATCGGTGCAGGTGCATTGAACCAAGCCGTTAAGGCAGTAGCGATCGCACGAGGGTTTGTGGCACCAAGCGGCATGGACTTGATTTGCATTCCGGCGTTTACCGATATTATTATTGACGGAGAAGAGCGGACCGCCATTAAATTAATCGTCGAACCTCGTTAA
- a CDS encoding Membrane dipeptidase (Peptidase family M19) — MIFDAHCDALMKLWQDRSLSFHDGAPLHVTFSGMAEAGIKVQCFAIYVPETVPEEARFTAALEMVDIFFARIVEAFPSVKFVRTKQDIAALKEGEIGAMLTLEGCDAIGANLVKLKTLLRLGVASVGLTWNFPNAVADGAWEKRGAGLTAFGRQVVELLNETKRWVDVSHLSERAFWDVIETACFPIASHSNAYRLCPHPRNLTDEQLKALIEKDGMIGINFVPYFLTKDKRRATIADVLRHLDHVCALGGENNVGFGSDFDGITETVSGLETVKQYDQLVNELYKHYSAEQASRFLFGNFYAHLPE; from the coding sequence ATGATTTTCGATGCCCACTGTGATGCGCTCATGAAGCTATGGCAAGACCGGTCGTTGTCGTTTCACGATGGGGCGCCGCTTCATGTCACCTTTTCTGGCATGGCGGAAGCGGGAATAAAAGTGCAATGTTTTGCCATTTACGTGCCGGAAACCGTGCCGGAAGAAGCCCGGTTCACAGCGGCGTTGGAGATGGTGGACATTTTCTTTGCCCGCATCGTCGAGGCGTTCCCGTCCGTCAAGTTTGTGCGGACGAAGCAGGATATCGCCGCACTGAAAGAAGGGGAAATTGGCGCGATGTTGACGCTCGAAGGATGCGACGCCATCGGTGCCAACCTTGTCAAGTTAAAGACGCTTCTTCGCCTTGGCGTCGCTTCTGTCGGCCTGACGTGGAACTTTCCAAACGCCGTCGCCGACGGGGCGTGGGAGAAGCGCGGCGCCGGCTTGACCGCGTTTGGCCGGCAAGTCGTCGAGCTGCTCAATGAAACAAAGCGGTGGGTCGATGTGTCCCATTTGTCGGAAAGAGCGTTTTGGGATGTGATCGAAACAGCCTGTTTTCCGATCGCTTCTCATTCGAACGCCTATCGCCTCTGCCCGCATCCGCGCAATCTGACGGACGAGCAGCTGAAAGCGCTGATTGAAAAAGACGGGATGATTGGCATCAATTTTGTCCCGTACTTTTTAACGAAGGACAAACGGAGAGCAACGATCGCCGATGTGCTTCGCCATCTTGACCATGTATGTGCGCTCGGAGGGGAAAACAACGTCGGGTTCGGCTCCGACTTTGACGGCATTACGGAAACGGTTTCCGGCCTTGAAACGGTGAAGCAATACGACCAGCTCGTCAATGAGTTGTACAAGCATTACTCCGCCGAACAAGCATCCCGCTTTTTATTCGGCAACTTCTACGCCCATTTACCGGAGTGA